A single window of Leptospiraceae bacterium DNA harbors:
- a CDS encoding TolC family protein, which yields MKSFYIILILFAFGIYAIESDSHAENSHCAGNAKLLTIVECVLNHSPEFKRTRIELTAIKGKKIAAAYLFPSNPSIQVMNAYRKQAQSEVTVFNPNAQTAINGEFQLSQEFYISGQRGKRMEVADSEFAAQIKKVATMERDTTAQALSAAVFYKNSLEEYRITEFLYQNSQDMASVVQGRAEKGLAAGIDADIANAEVSKISRLLNSAIRKRDGAKGNLTVMMGVNYDLSLTIIDSIPDIQLNTKNTQELIATALKQRTEVDAGVLDVRTAQKRIDLLRRESIPNLTVSAYLQRDGFNENVMGARASIPLRVWRDNSGEIVESEARKEQAMTNLEVNQHTIKFEVIRAVSNFNSLREETKNYPQELMKRVDEDLLSIKKALSTGQMNIRDALVAQNSLVTLKLSYIQSQSDYDLSKIELLRSVGFPLLQYAVVAK from the coding sequence ATGAAATCATTTTATATAATTTTAATTCTATTCGCATTTGGAATTTATGCAATAGAATCAGACTCACATGCGGAAAATTCGCATTGTGCGGGTAATGCAAAATTACTCACAATAGTCGAGTGCGTATTAAATCATAGTCCCGAGTTTAAGAGAACTCGAATTGAATTAACCGCAATCAAAGGCAAGAAAATAGCGGCAGCGTATTTATTTCCTTCCAATCCTAGTATTCAGGTAATGAATGCATACAGAAAGCAAGCACAGTCGGAGGTAACAGTATTTAACCCCAATGCTCAAACTGCGATCAATGGAGAATTTCAACTTTCACAAGAGTTTTACATTTCCGGGCAAAGAGGCAAACGAATGGAAGTCGCTGATTCTGAATTTGCAGCTCAAATAAAAAAAGTAGCGACCATGGAAAGAGATACAACTGCACAAGCACTTTCTGCTGCTGTATTTTATAAAAATTCTTTAGAGGAATATAGGATTACTGAATTCCTCTATCAGAATTCACAGGATATGGCTAGTGTTGTGCAAGGTAGAGCAGAGAAAGGACTCGCAGCAGGAATTGATGCTGATATTGCGAATGCAGAAGTATCTAAAATTTCTAGATTACTCAATTCTGCCATTCGAAAGAGAGATGGGGCAAAGGGCAATTTAACTGTCATGATGGGGGTTAATTATGATTTGTCTCTAACTATAATTGATTCAATCCCAGACATCCAATTGAATACAAAGAATACGCAAGAGTTAATAGCTACCGCACTCAAACAAAGAACAGAAGTAGATGCAGGAGTTTTAGATGTTAGGACTGCTCAAAAAAGAATAGACCTTTTAAGAAGAGAGTCTATTCCCAATTTAACAGTATCAGCATATCTACAGCGAGATGGGTTTAATGAAAATGTGATGGGCGCACGAGCCTCTATACCGCTTAGAGTATGGAGAGACAATAGTGGAGAGATTGTAGAATCAGAGGCTCGAAAGGAACAAGCAATGACGAACTTAGAAGTAAATCAGCATACAATTAAATTTGAAGTGATTCGAGCAGTTTCCAATTTTAATTCCTTGAGAGAGGAAACTAAAAATTATCCGCAGGAGTTAATGAAGAGGGTAGATGAAGATTTACTTTCAATCAAAAAAGCTTTATCGACTGGGCAAATGAATATTCGAGATGCGTTAGTCGCTCAAAACTCTCTCGTTACGTTGAAACTCTCTTACATCCAAAGTCAATCTGACTACGATTTATCCAAAATAGAGTTACTGCGCTCTGTTGGATTTCCATTGTTACAATACGCAGTAGTAGCGAAGTGA
- a CDS encoding efflux RND transporter periplasmic adaptor subunit: MKYYKIYTILAILVIAFTSYRAYKYFSKKKAAPEAVESSKPLDDGTIRVDSEVSKDVNLHSTQVNTGEFQEAISLIGEVMADPDRVTKISARIPGRVSDVRFIEGSRVKKGQVLVTLESPEAARSKSKYLSTLSRVNAVERNAKRIRELVNLKLAAEQEAINAESELRVQESELRADKGNLLALGIPVPDTTGLNSAGENSGRIEILSPIDGIILSREIVKGSQVDAITSLATIGNLDSVWFMVKLFEKDLGKVAEGDLAKVKLNPYPKEEFEGRLMYIGNQIDLGSRTVSGRIVIKNKNHMAKIGLFGTAELYTSDYNVLAVPIDAIAPMQGKDYVFVEEKPGEYKAREVKLGRRNSTIVEVLSGLSVGEYIVDTGIFTLKSTFLKSTFGE, translated from the coding sequence ATGAAATACTATAAAATCTATACAATACTAGCCATTCTAGTAATCGCCTTTACATCATACAGGGCGTATAAATATTTCTCTAAAAAGAAAGCCGCACCAGAAGCGGTAGAATCAAGTAAGCCTCTAGATGATGGCACTATCAGAGTTGATTCGGAAGTTTCTAAAGATGTAAATCTGCATTCGACACAGGTGAATACAGGAGAGTTTCAAGAAGCAATAAGTCTCATCGGCGAAGTAATGGCAGACCCGGATAGAGTAACAAAAATCAGTGCACGTATTCCCGGTAGAGTTTCCGATGTTCGATTTATCGAAGGATCGAGAGTCAAAAAAGGACAAGTTCTTGTTACACTAGAATCTCCTGAAGCAGCAAGGTCAAAGTCTAAATACTTGAGCACATTATCAAGAGTAAACGCTGTTGAGAGAAATGCAAAGCGAATTAGAGAATTGGTTAATTTAAAATTAGCCGCCGAGCAAGAAGCCATCAATGCAGAATCTGAATTAAGAGTGCAGGAGTCGGAACTTAGAGCGGATAAGGGTAATTTGCTCGCACTTGGTATACCTGTCCCTGATACGACAGGTCTAAATAGTGCAGGGGAGAATTCTGGTAGAATAGAAATTCTTTCCCCAATTGATGGAATTATTCTGAGTAGAGAAATTGTAAAAGGCTCACAGGTAGATGCAATCACGAGTCTTGCTACAATCGGAAATCTAGACTCTGTTTGGTTCATGGTAAAACTCTTCGAAAAAGATTTAGGGAAAGTCGCTGAAGGAGATTTAGCAAAAGTAAAATTAAATCCTTATCCAAAGGAAGAATTCGAAGGTAGACTCATGTATATAGGAAACCAAATTGATTTAGGTTCGAGAACAGTGAGTGGTCGAATCGTAATCAAAAACAAGAATCATATGGCAAAGATTGGACTCTTCGGAACAGCCGAGCTTTATACTTCCGATTACAATGTATTAGCCGTTCCAATCGATGCCATTGCTCCCATGCAAGGAAAAGATTATGTTTTCGTAGAAGAGAAGCCGGGAGAATACAAAGCAAGAGAAGTTAAATTAGGCAGAAGAAATTCTACAATCGTTGAAGTTTTATCCGGTCTTTCGGTCGGAGAATATATTGTGGATACTGGTATTTTTACGCTAAAGTCTACATTTTTAAAATCTACTTTCGGAGAATAA
- a CDS encoding efflux RND transporter permease subunit gives MKFLTLIVEWSLENRVIVLAATALFFFFGLDSARKMKMDAIPDVTTIQVQVITSAPSLSPLEIEQYVTFPVERSMSGIPHVEEVRSISRYGLSVVTIVFKDSMNIFLARQLVGERLADAVNNIPKGYGTPTMGPISTGLGEIYQFTLSSRNHSLMELTTYLNWYVNPILKTIPGVVEVNTFGGHVKQYQIILNMERMQSLGIVMTDVIEALQKNNASMGGGYIEHNKEHFVIVASGLAGSLEDLGKVFVGKTKEGTPISLTMIAELKFGARLRLGATTKDGEGEVVGAIALMLMKENSLQVSEAVHAKLEELKKTLPEGIVVETYYDRSAMVKTTIKTVLKNLAEGALFVIIVLFLLLGSVRAGLVIAVTIPLAMLFAIVIMRIRDVPGNLMSMGAIDFGLIVDGAVIIVENAVRRLSMAIKAKGSLLTTEEKIETIKQATIEVRKATIFGETIIAIVYLPVLSLSGVEGKMFIPMAETVLYALFGAFVLSLTVVPVLATYILKVEEPEEHETWLFHKFKIYYIPLLDKFMNAKNKVFTVAIVSIVLSFVMFANLGAEFMPELDEGSLLLEVARLPSVSLSESIDTGRRIEHALKKNFPELLHAVSRTGSPDIATDPMGIDRTDIYLQLKPKEEWRFEREKLMQALVEDVEKSIPEVAVSVSQPIKMRTNELIAGIRSDIGVKIFGEDIKTLRELGEKTSNELRKISGVVDLKIEQLGGLNYLRIKPRRESLARYGVNILDINQVTEILSSGYMAGSVFEGNKRFDITIKTNREIHFNLEEIRSLPVKSSSGNSIPLGDLADVYIESGPVQISHQNQYRRMIVEFNVRGRDMMSVVNEANELLAKNVPLPVGYRFEFGGKYENYISARNTLMVVVPLTLCLILFLLWLAFGQVTPAMMIFLNVPFAITGGVLFLFLRGIPFSISAGVGFIALFGVAVLNGLVLISFTKEQELEGMTHIEAVISAAHIRLRPVLMTAIVAATGFIPMAVSTNMGAEVQRPLATVVIGGLITASVLTLLVLPVVYARYYEMKKDKD, from the coding sequence ATGAAATTTCTTACATTAATTGTAGAATGGTCTCTCGAAAATAGAGTCATCGTTCTAGCGGCTACCGCGTTATTCTTCTTCTTTGGTTTAGACTCTGCGCGTAAAATGAAGATGGATGCGATTCCTGATGTTACAACGATTCAAGTGCAAGTCATAACTTCCGCACCTTCCCTTTCTCCTTTGGAAATTGAGCAGTATGTAACCTTTCCTGTCGAGCGGTCAATGTCGGGTATCCCCCATGTGGAAGAAGTGCGCTCCATTTCTCGATATGGTTTGTCTGTCGTAACGATTGTATTCAAAGACTCAATGAATATTTTTTTGGCGAGACAACTTGTTGGAGAAAGACTTGCCGATGCGGTGAATAATATTCCAAAGGGATATGGAACACCTACCATGGGTCCAATATCTACTGGACTTGGTGAGATTTACCAGTTTACACTGAGTAGCCGCAATCACAGCTTAATGGAATTAACCACTTATTTGAATTGGTATGTAAATCCAATTTTAAAAACAATTCCAGGAGTTGTTGAGGTCAATACTTTTGGTGGTCATGTGAAGCAATACCAGATTATCCTCAACATGGAGAGAATGCAATCACTTGGCATTGTAATGACGGACGTGATAGAGGCACTACAAAAAAACAATGCGTCTATGGGGGGAGGATACATTGAGCACAACAAAGAACATTTTGTAATAGTAGCGAGTGGACTTGCTGGCTCACTAGAAGATTTAGGAAAAGTGTTCGTAGGCAAGACAAAAGAAGGAACACCAATTTCTCTTACTATGATCGCAGAATTAAAATTCGGTGCAAGACTAAGACTCGGTGCAACAACGAAAGACGGAGAAGGGGAAGTCGTGGGGGCAATCGCTCTTATGCTCATGAAAGAAAATTCTCTTCAAGTAAGTGAAGCGGTTCATGCAAAATTAGAAGAGCTTAAGAAGACTTTGCCAGAAGGCATCGTTGTTGAAACTTACTATGATCGTTCTGCAATGGTAAAGACTACAATCAAAACAGTGCTAAAAAATTTAGCAGAAGGGGCTTTGTTTGTAATCATTGTTTTATTTTTATTATTAGGCAGTGTGCGAGCAGGACTTGTGATTGCTGTAACGATTCCGCTTGCGATGTTATTTGCGATAGTCATTATGCGCATTCGCGATGTGCCTGGAAATTTAATGTCAATGGGTGCGATTGACTTCGGACTGATTGTAGATGGTGCAGTCATCATTGTGGAAAATGCTGTTAGGCGCTTATCGATGGCAATCAAGGCGAAAGGCTCCCTTCTTACTACCGAAGAAAAAATTGAAACGATTAAGCAAGCAACTATTGAGGTAAGAAAGGCAACAATATTCGGAGAAACGATTATCGCAATAGTTTATCTACCCGTTTTATCTTTATCCGGTGTAGAGGGAAAAATGTTTATCCCGATGGCGGAAACTGTGCTGTATGCGCTATTCGGTGCTTTCGTTCTTTCGCTCACAGTAGTTCCAGTTCTTGCAACTTATATTTTAAAAGTAGAAGAGCCAGAAGAGCATGAGACTTGGCTTTTTCATAAATTCAAAATCTATTATATTCCACTTCTCGACAAATTTATGAATGCGAAGAACAAAGTGTTCACTGTTGCAATTGTGTCGATTGTGCTTAGCTTTGTAATGTTCGCAAACTTAGGAGCTGAGTTTATGCCTGAGTTAGATGAGGGCTCACTTCTTTTAGAAGTAGCGCGGCTACCTTCTGTTTCCCTCTCCGAGTCTATTGATACAGGAAGAAGAATTGAACATGCTTTAAAGAAAAATTTTCCTGAGCTACTACATGCTGTATCAAGAACAGGCTCGCCCGATATTGCAACTGATCCTATGGGGATTGATCGAACGGATATTTATTTACAATTGAAACCCAAAGAGGAATGGAGATTTGAGCGAGAGAAATTAATGCAGGCGTTAGTAGAGGATGTGGAAAAATCAATCCCGGAAGTAGCAGTATCCGTTTCGCAACCAATTAAAATGAGAACGAATGAGCTAATCGCTGGTATCCGCTCTGACATTGGTGTAAAAATATTTGGAGAAGATATTAAGACTCTTCGTGAACTTGGAGAGAAGACTTCGAATGAACTTCGAAAAATAAGCGGAGTCGTAGATTTAAAAATCGAGCAATTGGGGGGACTGAATTATTTAAGAATCAAACCTAGACGGGAAAGTCTTGCTCGTTATGGAGTGAATATTTTAGACATCAATCAAGTCACCGAAATTCTTTCTTCTGGTTATATGGCGGGAAGTGTATTTGAAGGGAATAAAAGATTTGATATAACCATTAAAACAAACCGCGAGATTCACTTTAATCTGGAGGAAATTCGCTCTTTACCGGTAAAATCTAGTTCAGGAAATTCCATTCCTCTTGGAGATTTAGCCGATGTATATATAGAGAGTGGACCTGTTCAGATCAGTCATCAAAATCAATACAGGAGAATGATTGTGGAGTTTAACGTTAGAGGAAGAGATATGATGAGCGTAGTGAATGAAGCCAATGAATTACTAGCTAAAAATGTCCCTCTCCCTGTCGGCTATCGTTTTGAGTTTGGAGGAAAGTATGAAAATTATATTTCCGCAAGAAATACTTTGATGGTAGTAGTTCCCCTAACGCTTTGTTTAATTCTTTTTCTCCTATGGCTTGCGTTTGGTCAGGTAACTCCTGCTATGATGATTTTTTTAAATGTTCCATTTGCGATTACCGGTGGAGTATTATTTTTATTCCTTAGAGGTATACCATTTAGTATTTCGGCAGGAGTTGGATTCATCGCCTTATTCGGAGTAGCCGTTCTGAATGGACTAGTGTTAATCTCATTTACAAAGGAGCAAGAGCTAGAAGGGATGACTCATATAGAAGCTGTAATCAGTGCTGCTCATATTCGACTTCGACCTGTATTGATGACTGCAATTGTAGCGGCTACTGGTTTTATACCAATGGCTGTCTCTACTAATATGGGAGCGGAAGTCCAACGTCCATTAGCCACTGTGGTCATCGGTGGACTGATAACAGCTAGCGTTCTTACGCTTCTTGTTCTGCCAGTTGTTTATGCTCGTTACTATGAAATGAAAAAGGATAAAGACTAA
- a CDS encoding PAS domain-containing protein gives MQRTLLLLFAAIYPAFWAIFKFTKMPIDDPKQRIVVSILCLIGFKLYNSDNPKIRKNQNLLTYAAYYMVTLHSLYLSYLNHFSVEFQVQSFILIVFASLGFIRKYHLFYYLFFTFFCFVPITVAGFMKLEIYYILCNLLLVCIGSFVIQIFHIQFLKQLLVNDATLLRSVDKMKDGIIITDITSHVLFVNEVAQKLLDFNSEFLIGSKVNLPIPSENRLTGDKTVIRTVEDRLVEIRMLKVERLGRPVFFIMVKDITVEERARLETERNRILHQNLLISAKEGLVGIDKDGKITYLNPHAQEITGFTEEEVLGKTFHETFHHSWMDGVPHEEENSPIRDTLSTGVIVRINNEIFWKKEDKFFYVEYTCSPIKKEEEITGAIIIFKDISDRKKKEELENKSYNELAFISESAMRFLETTTREEIFEYVSLSLFEYTKARAIIVNSYDLESQEFKVESTSGLTQFIRPIEKLINCEIKGSKFKIEFERCPPAATLNKLIHLPDGLYAMNFGNLNRKECMQIESMLNAKRVYNFTFSLEEKILGSVMILYGEDKFQFETMLEIFLHQATIALNRY, from the coding sequence TTGCAGAGAACATTATTACTATTATTTGCTGCCATTTACCCTGCATTTTGGGCAATTTTTAAATTTACTAAGATGCCGATAGATGATCCGAAACAGCGGATAGTAGTAAGTATTCTCTGTCTCATTGGATTTAAACTTTATAATTCTGATAATCCCAAAATCAGAAAGAATCAGAATCTTTTAACCTATGCAGCGTATTATATGGTTACACTGCATAGCTTGTATCTTTCTTACTTGAATCATTTTTCTGTAGAGTTTCAAGTTCAAAGTTTTATACTCATCGTCTTTGCTTCCTTAGGTTTTATTCGCAAGTATCATTTATTCTATTATTTATTTTTTACTTTCTTTTGCTTTGTGCCCATTACGGTTGCGGGTTTTATGAAATTGGAAATCTATTACATCCTTTGCAACTTACTCCTAGTATGCATTGGCTCATTTGTGATTCAGATTTTCCATATACAATTTTTAAAACAACTTCTTGTCAATGATGCAACACTTCTTCGCTCAGTAGATAAAATGAAGGATGGGATTATTATCACCGACATTACTAGCCATGTTTTATTTGTCAATGAAGTGGCTCAAAAGCTATTGGATTTTAATTCCGAATTCTTGATTGGTTCAAAAGTAAATCTTCCCATTCCATCGGAAAATAGATTGACGGGGGATAAGACCGTTATCCGCACAGTGGAAGATAGACTCGTAGAAATTAGAATGCTTAAAGTCGAGCGACTCGGAAGACCTGTGTTCTTTATAATGGTAAAAGATATTACCGTCGAAGAAAGAGCAAGGCTTGAGACGGAAAGAAATAGAATTCTTCATCAGAATTTACTCATAAGCGCAAAAGAAGGATTAGTCGGAATCGATAAAGATGGAAAGATTACTTACTTAAATCCACATGCCCAAGAAATTACAGGATTTACAGAAGAAGAAGTTCTCGGAAAAACATTCCATGAAACTTTTCATCATAGTTGGATGGATGGAGTCCCACACGAAGAAGAGAATAGTCCAATTAGAGATACATTATCTACTGGAGTAATAGTTAGAATTAACAACGAAATATTCTGGAAGAAGGAAGATAAGTTTTTTTATGTGGAATATACCTGTTCTCCCATCAAGAAAGAAGAAGAAATTACAGGCGCAATCATTATTTTTAAAGATATTTCAGATAGAAAGAAAAAAGAAGAGTTGGAAAATAAAAGCTACAATGAATTGGCTTTTATTTCTGAGTCAGCAATGCGATTTCTCGAAACAACTACAAGAGAGGAAATCTTTGAATACGTATCATTATCGCTCTTTGAATATACCAAAGCGCGGGCAATCATTGTAAACTCCTATGATCTTGAAAGCCAAGAGTTTAAAGTCGAATCTACTAGTGGATTAACACAATTTATCAGACCGATAGAAAAGCTAATTAATTGCGAAATCAAAGGATCAAAATTTAAAATTGAATTTGAGCGATGTCCGCCAGCGGCTACTCTTAATAAGCTTATCCATTTACCGGATGGACTGTATGCAATGAATTTTGGTAATTTAAACCGAAAAGAATGTATGCAGATTGAATCCATGTTGAACGCAAAGCGTGTTTATAACTTTACTTTTTCGCTTGAGGAAAAAATTCTAGGATCTGTCATGATCCTTTACGGTGAAGATAAATTTCAATTTGAAACTATGTTGGAAATCTTTCTGCACCAAGCTACAATAGCGTTGAATCGGTATTAA
- a CDS encoding SMP-30/gluconolactonase/LRE family protein: MKKILFLVIILLLNCYANVKSNPIPGCKRIQGMPGPEDMAMDRDAGILYVSSHERRGELVDGKLFQLNLNATDEPMPSVINTNYPKNFHPHGMSLVKINGKSLLYVISHPSMEPPTHAVEVFQIEKNKITHIETIQNETLISPNDLYVATDGRIFVSNDRGAGSMFRAYIDALFGIKRSKISYFDGKKWKLFEDAVTFGNGILLKKIGNKEYIYRAATTPEQIYKYEIIQNNGETELKQVKVFDFKEGPDNLEEDEEGNIYFAAHKSMFRFLNHKDNSNYPSPSQIFVMDKNETVKEIYANDGTEIPSSSTGLRYKNKLYISQVFNPFLLSCPIK; the protein is encoded by the coding sequence ATGAAGAAAATCTTATTTTTAGTTATCATCTTACTTTTAAATTGTTATGCAAATGTTAAATCGAATCCAATTCCGGGATGCAAGCGAATTCAAGGAATGCCAGGTCCTGAGGATATGGCGATGGATAGAGATGCTGGAATTTTATATGTATCGAGTCATGAAAGAAGAGGCGAGCTTGTAGATGGAAAACTTTTTCAATTAAATTTGAATGCAACCGACGAGCCTATGCCTTCTGTGATTAACACGAATTATCCTAAGAATTTTCATCCGCATGGAATGAGCCTTGTAAAAATAAATGGCAAATCTTTGTTATACGTTATATCACATCCAAGTATGGAGCCACCTACACATGCAGTTGAAGTATTTCAAATAGAAAAAAACAAAATCACTCATATCGAAACAATTCAGAATGAGACGCTCATAAGTCCGAATGACTTATATGTTGCGACTGACGGTCGTATATTTGTATCAAACGATAGAGGAGCCGGCAGTATGTTTCGAGCTTATATAGACGCACTCTTTGGAATTAAACGCTCCAAAATAAGTTACTTCGATGGGAAAAAATGGAAATTATTTGAAGACGCTGTTACATTTGGAAACGGAATTTTGCTAAAGAAAATCGGCAATAAAGAATATATCTATCGCGCCGCAACTACACCCGAACAAATATACAAATATGAAATCATACAGAATAATGGTGAGACAGAACTAAAACAAGTAAAGGTTTTTGATTTTAAGGAAGGTCCTGATAATTTAGAAGAGGATGAAGAGGGTAATATCTATTTTGCGGCACATAAGTCTATGTTTCGTTTTTTAAATCACAAGGATAATTCTAATTATCCGTCTCCTTCGCAAATATTTGTAATGGATAAAAATGAAACTGTAAAGGAAATCTATGCAAATGATGGAACCGAAATTCCTTCTTCTAGCACCGGACTCAGATATAAAAATAAACTTTATATCAGTCAGGTATTTAATCCATTCCTACTTTCGTGTCCAATAAAATAA